Part of the Leucobacter insecticola genome is shown below.
CAGCCAACACGGCCCGGCCCGCATCATCGCGATGTGCAACCAGAAGGGCGGGGTCGGCAAGACCACCACCACGATCAACTTGGGGGCGGCCCTCGCCCGCTACGGTCGGCGCGTACTGATCGTGGATTTTGATCCGCAGGGTGCCGCGACCGCCGGTCTCGGGGTGCAGGCGCACGACGTGCCCACCATCTACGACCTCATGCTCAGCAAAGTGAAGGATCCCCGCGAGGTGATCCAGCACACTGACACCAATCACCTTGATGTGATCCCCGCAAACATTGATCTCTCGGCCGCCGAGGTGCATCTCGTGACCGAGGTTGCGCGCGAGCAGATCCTCGCCGGGGTGCTCCGCAAGATCTCCTCCGAGTACGACGTGATCCTGATCGATTGCCAGCCCTCGCTGGGCTTGCTGACAGTGAATGCGTTGACCGCGAGCCACGGCGTACTGATCCCGCTCGCCTGCGAATTCTTCGCGCTGCGAGGCGTGGCCCTCTTGATCGAGACGATCGAGAAGGTGAAGGATCGCCTGAACCCGCAAATCGAACTCGATGGCATCATCGCTACGATGTACGACGCGCGCACGCTGCACGCCCGCGAGGTGCTGGAGCGCGTTGTCGACACCTTCGACGACAAGGTGTTCGACACGGTGATCGCACGCACCGTAAAGCTTCCTGATGCCTCGGTTGCCGCCAAGTCCATCCTCGATTACGCCCCCACGAACCCGGCTTCGGAGGCATATCTGAAGCTCGCGCGCGAAGTGGTACAGCGCGGCGTTGTCGCCTAACTCGCTATGAACGCGCCGGGTCCGGATCCTGAGCCGGTCGCGCAAGGCGCGCCTGGAGAACTAGCTGCGCCCGAAAACGAGGAGAGTGACGCGTTTCGCGTGTCGCTCGAGGTCTTTGACGGCCCTTTCGACCTGTTGCTCAACCTCATCGGCAAGCACGAGCTCGACATCACCGAGATTTCGCTGAGTCTGGTCACCGACGAATTCATTGCGTACCTCGCTGCATTCGAGGGGAAGGGATCGCCCAGCTTGATCGGGCCTCGGAATTCTTGGTCGTTGCCGCCACGCTACTCGACCTGAAAATCGCGAGCCTGCTGCCGCAGGGCGAGGTGGTCGATGCCGAAGACATCGCACTGCTCGAAGCTCGTGACCTGCTGTTTGCGCGGCTCCTGCAGTACCGGGCTTTCAAGCAGGCCAGCGTGTGGTTTCGGCAACAACTGGAATCGGAGGGCGCGCGCCACCCCCGTCTGGTGCCGCTTGACGCGAAGTATCGCGAGCGGACGCCCGAACTCGTCTGGACGCTCTCCGCTGACGACTTCGCGGCCATAGCAATGTTGGCGTTCGCACCGCGAGAGATCCCGACGGTGGGACTCGACCACTTGCACGCGCCACTCGTCTCGATTCGTGAGCAGGCCGCGATTGTGGTGTCAACGCTCCGGACCGGGGGAGTACGGCGCTTTCGCGAACTGATCGCAGGGGTCACCGAGCGCGGCGTGATCGTCGCGAGGTTCCTCGCGATTCTGGAGCTGTATCGGCGGGCCGCTGTGAGCTTCGAACAGGCTGAACCATTGGGAGAATTGAGCGTGCAATGGGTCGGCCAGAGCTGGTCAGACGACGAACTCGCGACACTGGGGAGTGACTATGACTGAAATGTCCGTGGCTGAAGTAGACAGCGCCGTATCGGTGGAAGACGTCGACGGTGAAGCTGATTCCGAAGCGAGCGAGCTTGTCCGCGTCCGCGAGGCTCATACGCTCGCCCAACAGCTGGAAGCGCTGCTCATTGTCGCAGACGAGCCGCTTAGCGTTGTGGCGCTCGCGACCGCGACCGACCGGCCGGTGCGCGAGGTGCGCGCGGCGATCAATGCCCTCGTCGCTGATTTTGATGGTGTCGGATCCGGATCTCCGCGCGGGTTCGAACTGCGCGAGGTCGCTGGCGGCTACCGCTTTTATGTGCGTGAAAGTCTGGACCCGCTCGTCGCCGACTTCGTGCAGCAGCAGACTCCTTCGAAGCTTTCGCAGGCCGCGCTCGAAACTCTCGCGGTGATCGCGTACCGGCAGCCGATCTCCCGCGGCGCGATCGCATCGATTCGCGCGGTCAACGTTGACTCGGTGGTGCGTACGCTGCTCGGACGCGGGTTGATCACCGAAGTCGGGCACGATCCCGAAACAACCGCCACACTCTATGGCACTTCCGACACGCTGCTGGGGCATCTTGGAATCAGCGATGTATCGGAGTTGCCGCCAATTGCACCCTTGCTCGACGACGGATCGGAGGGCTTTGATCATGAACAGTTCTAAAGACGGCTTCGGGGGATCGTTCTCCGTTGATGGCGAGAACGTTGAGGTAGACATGGCCGCCTACGGGTGGCATCGGGAAGTGTCAGAAACCACGCCCGTCTTCAACGACGACGGCCGCGTCCGCCTGCAGAAGGCCCTCGCTACCGCGGGTGTCGCTTCGCGTCGCGCCTGCGAAACGCTCATCACGAGCGGGCGGGTCGAGGTCAACGGGAAGGTACAGCGGGAGCTCGGATCCCGCATCAACCCCGACACCGACACCGTGCGTGTCGACGGCGTCGTCGTGCAGATGGACGTCTCGAAGCGCTACTTTGTGCTCAATAAGCCGCGCGGCGTGGTCTCTACCATGCACGACGAAGACGGCAGGCCCGACCTCCGCGAGTTCACGGAGCAGGTCGAAGACCGGCTGTACAACGTGGGCCGGCTCGACACCGATACGAGCGGGCTGCTGATCCTCACAAACGACGGCGAGCTCGCGCACAAGCTTGCGCACCCGAGTTTCGGTGTACAGAAAACCTATGTCGCGAAGGTGCGCGGGCGAATGACCCCCCAGACTATTCAGCGCCTGCGTGACGGGGTGGAGCTGAAAGACGGGCCGATCCGGGTGGATCGCGCGAAGCTCCTGCCCGGCGGCGCCGGCGCGAGCCATTCGCTGATCGAGGTCACGCTGCACTCGGGCCGCAACCGTATCGTCCGCCGCATGCTGGCAGAGGTGGGTCACCCCGTCGAGGAGCTCGTGCGGCGCCAGTTCGGCCCGCTGAATCTCGGCACACTGCGCGTGGGTGAAATGCGCGAGTTGTCTCCGGGCGAGCGCGGGGCGCTGCTTTCGGCTGCCGATGATGGCGGGGCAGGCGGGTCAGGCGGCGCTGCCGGTGAGAGCGGGCAGGATCCCGCGCGGGATCGCGGCTCGGCAAGTCGTGGACGCGTCCCCGTCACCGGCGGCAGGCCCGGCGACGGCAAAGGCGCCCGCGGCATGCGCGGGATCGCCGCCAAGGGAAACCCGCACAACGGCAGAGGAAAGAACGGATCACGATGAGCGCGGCAGGAAGCCAGTTTCTCAAGGCCCAGGGCAGCGCCCTTGAAGAAAGCAGTAGCGCTCTCACCGCGCGCGTCCGCGGCACCGTCCACGTCATCGGCGCGGGACTGCTCGGCGCGAGCGTAGGGCTCGGGCTCCGCGATCGCGGCGTCGATGTCACCCTCGAGGATCAGTCGCCGACAACGGTGGCGCTCGCCGCAGACTACGGCGCCGGGCGGCTCCGCACGGCGCAGGATCCCGAACCATCCCTCGTTGTGGTCGCGACCCCGCCCGACGTCACCGCCGATGTGGTGGCGCGGGCGCTCGCCTCGTACCCCAGCGCGGTCGTCACCGACGTGGCGAGCGTGAAGCTGGCGCCCTACCTCGAGCTGCAGCGGCGCGGCCTCGACCTCACCAACTATGTTGGCTCGCATCCGATGGCAGGGCGCGAGCGCGGGGGTGCGATCATGGCCCGCGCCGACCTCTTTGTCGCCCGACCCTGGGTGATCTGCCGCGATCACGAAACCCCCGCCGAGGCGCTTGCGCTCGTGGAATCAGTGGCGCTTGACCTTGGCGCCACCCTTCTCGAAATGACCCCCGAGGAGCACGACCGCTCGGTTGGTCTCGTATCGCATCTGCCCCAGGTGGTGTCGAGCCTGCTCGCCGCACGACTTCTCTCCGCGACCGAGCAGGCGATTGGACTCGCGGGCGGGGGGCTCCGCGACACGACGCGGATCGCGTCGAGCGATCCCGAGCTGTGGGTGCAGATCCTCGGGGCGAACCGTGAACCCGTCGTCGAGTTGCTTGATGCCTTCGCGCAAGACCTTGCCAGCTTCACCGACGCGCTGCGTGATCCCGCGCAAACAGGGGCGCGGCGGCGCATTGCTGATTTGCTCTCCTCGGGGAATAGCGGCGTTGCCAGGATCCCGGGCAAACACGGCTCCTCGGAGCGATTCAGCACAATTCAGGTGCTGATTGACGATACTCCGGGCCAATTGGGGCGTCTGCTCACCGATCTTGGAGAACTGGGCATTAACATGGAAGATCTGCGCTTGGAACACTCTCCTGGCGCGCAGATAGGTTTCGCGGAGATCGCGGTGCTGCCCGAGGTCGCTGAACGCGCCGTGACCGATCTCGTCGAACTCGGATGGAGAACGCTATGAGCGAGGCTGTGAGTGCTGTCGCTGACTCTGCTGCGCCGATCCTGGTTGCGATCGACGGTCCCGCGGGGAGCGGCAAATCGAGCGTGTCGCGGGCGGTGGCTGAGCGGCTCGGCTTCGGGATCCTCGACACGGGGCCGCGTACCGCGCGCTAGCGTGGGCCGCGCGAGAGACCGGTGCCGACCTCGACAGCGAGCCCGCGATCCTCGACGTCGTGGCCGGCTGGAAGTATTCGAGCACGCTGCGAGGGGCACCCGCCATCGGTGTGCTCCTTGCGCAGGAACGCGGCTACGCGACGTATGACGTGACGGAAGAGATCCGCGATCCCGAGATCAGCGGGCAGGTATCCCGAGTGTCGAAGCACCCGGTGGTGCGGGAGCGATTGAACGAGATGTTTCGTCGGATCGTCGCAGAGTCAGGGCTGCCTGGCGTGGTGATCGAGGGGCGCGACATCACGACCGTGGTTGCGCCCGACGCGCCGGTGCGGATCCTGATGACGGCCTCACCCGAGGTGCGGGCCGCGCGCCGTGCCGGTGAACTTGCAGGCGCGGATCGCGCGCAGGTGCTCGCGGACATTACGGCGCGCGACGCGAAGGACGCGCT
Proteins encoded:
- a CDS encoding prephenate dehydrogenase, with product MSAAGSQFLKAQGSALEESSSALTARVRGTVHVIGAGLLGASVGLGLRDRGVDVTLEDQSPTTVALAADYGAGRLRTAQDPEPSLVVVATPPDVTADVVARALASYPSAVVTDVASVKLAPYLELQRRGLDLTNYVGSHPMAGRERGGAIMARADLFVARPWVICRDHETPAEALALVESVALDLGATLLEMTPEEHDRSVGLVSHLPQVVSSLLAARLLSATEQAIGLAGGGLRDTTRIASSDPELWVQILGANREPVVELLDAFAQDLASFTDALRDPAQTGARRRIADLLSSGNSGVARIPGKHGSSERFSTIQVLIDDTPGQLGRLLTDLGELGINMEDLRLEHSPGAQIGFAEIAVLPEVAERAVTDLVELGWRTL
- a CDS encoding ParA family protein, which translates into the protein MAKNQVALGPTGRPDLVIPAPQKLSQHGPARIIAMCNQKGGVGKTTTTINLGAALARYGRRVLIVDFDPQGAATAGLGVQAHDVPTIYDLMLSKVKDPREVIQHTDTNHLDVIPANIDLSAAEVHLVTEVAREQILAGVLRKISSEYDVILIDCQPSLGLLTVNALTASHGVLIPLACEFFALRGVALLIETIEKVKDRLNPQIELDGIIATMYDARTLHAREVLERVVDTFDDKVFDTVIARTVKLPDASVAAKSILDYAPTNPASEAYLKLAREVVQRGVVA
- the scpB gene encoding SMC-Scp complex subunit ScpB: MTEMSVAEVDSAVSVEDVDGEADSEASELVRVREAHTLAQQLEALLIVADEPLSVVALATATDRPVREVRAAINALVADFDGVGSGSPRGFELREVAGGYRFYVRESLDPLVADFVQQQTPSKLSQAALETLAVIAYRQPISRGAIASIRAVNVDSVVRTLLGRGLITEVGHDPETTATLYGTSDTLLGHLGISDVSELPPIAPLLDDGSEGFDHEQF